The stretch of DNA GGATCGTCCGCGAAGCGCGCGGGTTTCCCGAAGCCCGGTTCGAGATCAATGCCGGCAAGCCCGAGCGTATTCACCGCGCGTTCGACTTCGGCCAGCGCCTGCTGCTCGCCCAGCAGCACGGGATCCACCGCGCCGATGCCGATCAGCTCGTCGTGCCCGATCACGATCCGGTGAATCAGATCGTTCGGCAGATGCTGATCCGGCGTATGCCGGCCGACTACCACCGCGCGATGCAGGCCCGCCGCGCGGACCGCGTCGAGAAACCCCTGCGGCGTGCGCGACGCCGCGTAATGCTCGTCGTCGCCGCGCGTGCCGACGCGCCGGTTCAGCCAGCGCGCCGTTTCGTTCTCGACGCTGCCCGGCGTCGCCCCGAAGAAGTCATGCAGATAAGCCGGGCGGCAGCGCATGTCGATGACTTTCACGCCGGCTCCGTCTCGCGCGCGCGTTCGTCCGGCGACTGGATCGAGCCTCCGTCGAACGCGCCGCCGGTCTGCGCGCGATTGCCCGACGTCACCGGCCGCTTGCCCGGCAGCAGCGGGAACACGAGTTCGGCGAAGCGGATCGACTCTTCGAGGTGCGGATAACCAGACAGCACGAAGCTGTCCGCGCCGGCGTCCACGTATTCCTGCAATCGCGCGGCCACCGTCTGCGGATCGCCGACCAGCGCCGTTCCCGCGCCGCCGCGCACGAGCCCGATCCCGGCCCACAGGTTCGGGCTGATTTCGAGCTTGTCGCGCCGGCCGCCATGCAGTTCGGCCATCCGCCGCTGACCGATCGAGTCCATTTGCGCGTAGTGCTCCTGTGCGCGGCGGATATCGTCGTCGTCCAGTTTGCTGATCAGCCGGTCCGCCGCTGCCCACGCTTCGTCGGCCGTCTCGCGGACGATCACGTGCAGCCGCACGCCGAGTTTGAGCTTGCGGCCGCGCTGCTGCGCGCGCCGCTGCACGTCCGCGAACTTTTCGGCGACGGCGGCCGGCGGCTCGCCCCACGTCAGATACGCATCGACGTGTTCCGCCGCGAGTTCGTGCGCGGCCGGCGACGAGCCGCCGAAGTACAGCGGCGGATGCGGCCGCTGCACCGGCGCGAAGTAGTTGCGCGCGTGCTGCACGTGGACGTGGTCGCCGTCGAAGTCCACGGTCTTGCCGGCGAGCAGGTCGCGCCACACGCTGAGGAATTCGCCGGCCGCCGCATAACGTTCGTCGTGGTCGAGAAAGATGCCGTCGGCTGCGAGTTCCGCCGCGTCGCCGCCCGGCACGACGTTCAGCAGCAGCCGGCCGTTCAGCGCCTGGTCGAGCGTCGCCGCCTGGCGCGCGCTGACCGTCGGGCCGCTCAGCGCCGTGCGCAGCGCGACGAGCAGCTTGATGCGCTTCGTCACCGGCACGAGGCTCGCGGCGGTGACCCACGGGTCGAGGCAACTGCTGCCGGTGGGAATCAGCAGGCCGTCGTAGCCGAGTTCTTCCGCGGTGATCGCGATCTGCCGCATGTAGGCGTTGGTCGGCGCGCGGCCGGAATCGGACTTGCCGAGATAACGCGTGTCGCCCGACGTCGGCAGAAACCAGAAGATATCGAGGCTCATCAATGCTCCATAAAACGTGAACGGAAGGCGGGGGCCGGGCGGGCGGATCGCGCGAGGGGTGTGTCGTCGGCGCGGTCCGGGGCGGCCGGGTATCGGGCCTGGGCCTGGGCTTGGGCTTCGATTGGAGCAGCGTCGCCGGGCCCGCCCAACCATCGAATCGGAAATTGCTTGGATGCGTTTGCGGATTAGTCCGCCGGCATTGGCTTGCGCGGAAATCGGGGGTGTCGGGTTCGTTGACGTGTATCAATTGCGATCGGTGTCGCCGATACGTGGGCCTCGCGCCTGCATCCCGGTTCGTTGCCAACGCGCGATTAGTTTGGTCGCAACGCCAAAGACGCGGCCCGGCGACTAATGGAAAACGCCAATGACATTCCGTGCCGCTCGGTGGAAACCCTGAAACCCGCGGCACCGATAGTTGTTCTGACGAGTCGTGAGAAAGCCTCAGCGCAAATCAAAAGAAATGACTCGGCTTGAATGGAGTTTGCGCAGTAATCCGGTTTGCATTGCGGACGGAAGAAAACGACCCTGCCCGTGCGCACCGGTCGGGCAGGATTTTTTCCACCGTGGATTTCGCGCGCGCATCGAAAGAAAGATTTTTTGCGCGAACGCGCGCCGCTACCATAGCCGGAATATTGACGGAAGGCTTGCACGCACGCGCACGCAAAGGCACGATCTGCGGCCTGACCATCGACCTACCTCTTCGATACAAGTCTTGACCCGGGTGACGGAGCGACGCGCATGAGCAGCCTCATAGAAGAACTATTGCGGGGTTACGCCGATCTGCGGCGCTATCTGGCGCGGGAGTTGAACGCGGACGATGCCGCCGACATCGCACAGTCGTCGTTCGAGCAGGCGCTGACCTACACCCGGCAGCACGACGTGCAGTCGCCGGCCGGCCTCGTGTTCAGCATCTCGCGGAACCTGCAGATCGACGCCGCGCGTCGCCGGCGGAGCCTGCCGCAGCTATCGGTCGAAGACGCCGGCATCGAAGTCGATCAGATCGGCGCGTCGGACGTGACGCCGGAGCGCGAGTACGCGGGCCGCCAGCGGCTGGAGCGGCTGATCCAGGCGATCGACGGGCTCGCGCCGCGCTGCCGCGAGGCGTTCGTGCTGTGCAAGTTCCACGGCCTGTCGTACGAGGAGGCGGCCGAGGAAATGGGCATCAGCGCGACGGTCGTGAAGAAGTATCTGGTCCAGGCGCTGAAGGATTGTCGCAGTGTGCTGCTGTAACATGTGGGGTCCGAGCGCCGCTCGTTTTCCGGTTGCATGAGATGCCGCTGACCCAGGCAGAAATGGATGAAGCCGACGACCTTTTCGTATCGCTCGCATTCGGCAGCGGTCACGAAAAGGCGCAGGCCCGTTCTGCGCTGGAACAGTGGGCCGGGCAGGACCCGGCCCGGCTGCAGTATCTCGCGACCCACGAAGCGGTCGATCGCGAGGTCGATTCGCACTCGGCCGACCTGCGCAGGCAGTACGTGCGTCACGTCGAGGCCGTGGCGCAGCCGTCGGGGACGATGGCCGGACGGCGCGCGGCGACCTGGGGTGCATCCGCCGTCGTGCTTGGCGCGCTCGTCACCGCGGCGTGGGTCGTCAATCCGGTGCTGTCGTCGCAATCCTTTTCGTCCGCGATCGGCGAGCAGGCCGACGTCGAACTCGATGACGGCAGCCGGGTGCTGCTGAACACCGATACCGCCGGCGTGTTCGAGAACCGGTTGCGGTCTCGCGAAGTGCGGCTGCAACACGGCGAGGCGCTGTTCTCGGTCGTGCATGGGCGGCTGCGGCCGTTCGCGGTGCTGGCCGGCGACGCGAGCGTGCGCGACATCGGCACGCGTTTCTCGGTGCGCACCGTACCGGCCGGCGTGGTCGTCGCGGTGCTCGAAGGACGCGTCGAGCTTGCGCTCGCCGGCGCCGCCGCGCCGGTCACGCTGGACGCGAACCAGGCGGCCAGGACCGACGGCACGCAGATCGTCGCGATACCCGGCAGCCAGCCGGTCGAGGCGCTCGTCAGCTGGAAGGACCGGCGGCTGCAGTTCGACGGCACGCCGCTCGCGGACGTCGTCCGCGAACTGCAGCGCTACCGGAAAACGACGATCGTGCTCGCGGATGCGAACGCCGCGGCATATCGCGTGACCGGCGGCTTTTCGAGCGTCGATCCCGATCTGCTGCTGAAGACGCTGCCGGGCGTCGTCCCCGTCACGGTCCGGTTCCAGCAGGACGGCACGGCCGTCATCGCGTCCCGCCGCTAGGCGATTCGTTTTTCTCACCCTGCCGGGCAACCCGCCGTCAGGGTGCCGCCGTCCCCGCTCTCCCGCCGATATAAAGATTCGATGGCGTCGGCCTATCCGATAAGAATATTTTCGCCGTAGCCCCTGGTCCGATTGCCGCCGCCGTTCGCCTTTATCTACCGAGCGAGCCGATGTGCAATGAATGCATCGGCGTGACGAAAACACAACGACAGAGGCAGGGGAGCGATGCGGCAGCCTGAAAGAACCACGGCGGAATGGATCCGCGCCTGTTCATTGGTAGTAATCCTAATAACGTCGAGCGTGCCGGCTTTCGCGCAGTCCGCGATCGAGCTGCCGGCGCAGCCGCTCGCCAATGCGCTGTCGCAACTGGCGCGCAATGCGGGCGTCAACATCCTCGCGCCCGACAGCCTGGTCGCCGGCCGCGATGCGTCGGCGCTGTCCGGGCGGATGACGGTGCGCGACGCGCTCGAACGGCTGCTGCGCGGCACCGGCCTGCAGGTCGAGCAGCGCGACGACAAGACCTATGTGATCGTCGCGCCGCAATCGTCCGCGCCGAAGAAGCCGGCGCCCAAAGCGGACGCCGTGCTGCCGACGATCACCGTGAGCGGCAGCGCGTTCGCGGAGGAGCGCGGGTTCGTCGCCAGCTCGACGACCACAGCGACGCGCACCGACACGCCGATCGCGCTGACCGCGCAGTCGATCCAGGTGGTCACGCAGGATCAATTGCGCAGCCAGCAGACGCAGTCGGTCACGGACGCGCTCAACATGGTGAGCGGCGTCACCGCGAAGAACTCCGGCAGCGGCTCGCCGTCCGTGCAGGTTCGCGGGTTCAACGCGCCGACGATGGTCAACGGCTCGCGCGACACCGGCTCCAGCAACTCGCTGAACACGCCGATGGCCGGCATCGACCGGATCGAGGTGCTGAAGGGCGCCGATTCGATCCTGTCCGGGCAGATGAATCCCGGCGGCGTCGTGAACGTGACGCTGAAGGAGCCGACCGCCGAGCCCGTGCGCGAACTGACCGTGCAGACCGGCTCGTATGGCCAGATGCTCGGCGCGATCGATCTCGGCGGACCGCTGACGCAGGACCGCAGCCTCACGTACCGCTTCGTGCTGTCCGGCGAGCGGACCAGCAGCAGCTTCGGCGACTACGGCGGCAGCAAGAACCTGTACGTCGCGCCGTCGATCGGCTGGAAGTCGGGCGGCACCGAGGTCGTCGTCGGCTACCGGCATCAGGTGCAGGACCAGCCAGCGGTGCCGGTCACGATGCTCGACATGAACGGCCCGACGTCGCTGACGGGGCGGCCCACGCCGCTCGCGAATACGCTGCTCCAGTCGGATGCGCTGTCGGTCAGGTTCACGCAGAAGCTGGGGACGCTCTTCCAGTTCGAGAGCAAGTCGCAGTATCAGTCGTCGAGCCAGAAGGTCGATCACTTCTTCGCGCCGATCGGCAGCATGGGGGATTCGCTGCTCTATGCGGTGAGCGCCGGCGAGCAACGCTCGTTCGGTTTCGACACCGACAATCACATGCAGGCGAAATTCTCGATCGGGCCGGTGAAGCAGACGCTGCTGGCGGGTTTCGACTACAGCGAATACTGGACGGACTCGAACCAGTTCAGCAGCATCGCGTTCGCGCCGTTCCCGACGCCCGTCCTGCCGATCGACGTCGACGGCCGGCAATACACCGATTACCTGAAGCAGTACGCGACCAACGCCTATTTGCAGGATCAACTGACGTGGGGGCGGCTGCACGTGCTCGCCAGCATCGCGCGCGGCACCGCGTGGGGGACGAACGTCGCGTCCGTTTCCGCCTGGTCGCCGAACTTCGGCGTGCTGTACGAGCTGACCGACAACGTGTCCATCTATGCGAACGCGCTGCGCAGCTTCACGCCGCAGATCGGCCAGCAACTGCTGGGCGGCGGCACGCCGCCGCCGACGATGGGACGCTCCGTCGAAGCCGGCTTCAAGTTCAACTTTCTCGACGACCGCCTGAACATGACCGTCGCCGCGTTTCGCAGCGCCGTGTCGAACCAGTTGATCTCGATCCCCGGCTCGACGTTCTACACGCTCGGCGGCGGCCAGGTGACGCGCGGCATCGAGGCGAGCGTGACCGGGCGCGTGATGCCGGGGCTGAACGTCGCCGTGAACTACACCTATAGCGCGGAGCAGCAGACGTCGGACGGCACGAGCCTCACGCCGCGCCACAGCGGCAGCCTGTGGGCCACGTATGACCTGCAAGGCGAGCAATGGCACGGCTGGGGGGCGGGCGTCGGCCTCCAGGCGCGCAGCCGTTACCAGATCGGCGGCTTCGGTTACCCGATCCCCGGCCAGATGCAGACCGACATGACGCTTTACTACAAGGCGAAGCAATGGTCGGCCACGCTCGGCGTGAAGAACCTGTTCGACCGCGTGCTGTACCAGAGCCAGGCGTTCGGCGCATACGTCGGATTGCAGACGGAGCGGGTGTTCTACCTGACCGGCCGCTACAACTTCTAGGAATCGCCGATGGACGTCTCGTTACCCGCGCTTCATGCCCGCGCTTCCGGCCCGCTCCGCACGGACCGGTGGGCCCGAGCGGTCGCCGTCACCGCCGCCGTGCTGCTTCACGTCGGCGCGTTGGTGGCCTGCCTGAACGTGTACACGCGGATCGGCCAGCGCAGCGCCGCCGCGCCGGGTTCCGGCCTGCGCGTGACGCTGGTGGCGGCGACGCCCGCACCGCCCGCGCCCGTGACGCCGCCCGCCCCGCAGCCCGTGAAGCGGACCCCGCCGCCGCGCCGCGCGCCGGTGCTCGCGACGCGCAGCCCGAGTCCCCGCACGGTGGCCGCGCCCGCGCCGGAACCCGAGGTCGCGCCGCCGTCGCCGGTTCCGGTCGCGGCTACGCCGCCGCAGCCGTCGGCTCCCGCGCAGCCGGCCGCCGCCGCGCCGCAGCCGCCGTCGCTCGCGCTGCCGGGCGCGGACAGCATCAAGGACGTCGGCCGCGTGTCGTGCGACATCCCGAGGCCGGTTTATCCGCCGCGCGCCAGGCGCCTCGGTCACGAAGGCAGCGTCGTGCTGCGCGTGACGATCGATCCGGCCGGCCGGATCACGCAGGCCGACGTGAGCCGCGGCAGCGGCTTCGACGAACTCGACGCCGCCGCGCAGCGCGCGATCGTCGCCGGCCGCTGCGAACCTTACGTGGACAACGGCGCCGCAATCGCCGTCCACGCGCTGCAACAGCTCGACTTCCGTCTGGATGACTGAGCTTCTTCTTGATGATCGAGGAAATGCCATGAATGTCGGTATCTGGGAAATGTGGGACCGCGGCGATGTGATCTCCCACGGGATCGCGGTGGTGCTGATCGTGATGTCGATCGCGTCGTGGGCCGTGCTGCTCTACAAGGTCGCGCAACTGCTGCGGATGAAGGCGCAGGGCGCGCTCGTCGCGCGGCGCTTCTGGAAGGCGGAATCGCTGGAGGACGGCGCGGCGCAGCTCGGCAAGCCGAGCGAGGGCAATCCGTACCAGCGGCTCGTCGAGGCCGCGCGCGAGGCGCGCAAGCGTCACGACGATGCGTCGCTGCAGGAGGCGCTGTCGCCGGACGAATGGCTCCAGCGATGCCTCGGCGTCGCATTCGAGGAGCAGGCGGGCCGGATGGCGACCGGGCTCGGCGTGCTTGCGTCGGTCGGCAGCACCGCGCCGTTCGTCGGCCTGTTCGGCACCGTGTGGGGCATCTATCACGCGCTGCTCGGCATCAGCGCGGCGGGGCAGTCGAGTCTCGCGCAGGTCGCGGGGCCGGTCGGCGAGGCGCTCGTGATGACCGCGCTCGGCCTGTTCGTCGCGATTCCGGCCGTGCTCGGCTACAACGCGGTGTCGCGCGGCAACCGCAGCGTGCTGCATCGGCTCGCGCGCTTTCGTCACGAACTGCACGCGTATCTGATCAGCGGCGAGCGGCGCCGGGCCGACGCGAAGCGCCGGCCCACGCATCACGAACTCGTCGCGGCCGGGGAGTGCTGACATGGCCTTCTCGACCGACCGCGACGACGACGTGATGAGCGACATCAACATGACGCCGCTGATCGACGTGATGCTGGTCCTGCTGATCGTTTTCATGGTGACGCTGCCGGTGCTCACCCATGCGGTGAAGCTCGATCTGCCGGGCGCGAGC from Paraburkholderia caballeronis encodes:
- a CDS encoding amidohydrolase family protein, whose product is MKVIDMRCRPAYLHDFFGATPGSVENETARWLNRRVGTRGDDEHYAASRTPQGFLDAVRAAGLHRAVVVGRHTPDQHLPNDLIHRIVIGHDELIGIGAVDPVLLGEQQALAEVERAVNTLGLAGIDLEPGFGKPARFADDPACWPIYERCNELGVPVCLMTGPTTPDPRFNDPAPVAAVARAFPRLPIICYHGFWPNVQQALGLAFRYPNVYLVPDMYLFVAGSAAYVEAANGFLGDQLLFGSSYPFRPITQSIDDFAAAGFRDSLLERLFFDNAARLFGL
- the ssuD gene encoding FMNH2-dependent alkanesulfonate monooxygenase; protein product: MSLDIFWFLPTSGDTRYLGKSDSGRAPTNAYMRQIAITAEELGYDGLLIPTGSSCLDPWVTAASLVPVTKRIKLLVALRTALSGPTVSARQAATLDQALNGRLLLNVVPGGDAAELAADGIFLDHDERYAAAGEFLSVWRDLLAGKTVDFDGDHVHVQHARNYFAPVQRPHPPLYFGGSSPAAHELAAEHVDAYLTWGEPPAAVAEKFADVQRRAQQRGRKLKLGVRLHVIVRETADEAWAAADRLISKLDDDDIRRAQEHYAQMDSIGQRRMAELHGGRRDKLEISPNLWAGIGLVRGGAGTALVGDPQTVAARLQEYVDAGADSFVLSGYPHLEESIRFAELVFPLLPGKRPVTSGNRAQTGGAFDGGSIQSPDERARETEPA
- a CDS encoding RNA polymerase sigma factor; this translates as MSSLIEELLRGYADLRRYLARELNADDAADIAQSSFEQALTYTRQHDVQSPAGLVFSISRNLQIDAARRRRSLPQLSVEDAGIEVDQIGASDVTPEREYAGRQRLERLIQAIDGLAPRCREAFVLCKFHGLSYEEAAEEMGISATVVKKYLVQALKDCRSVLL
- a CDS encoding FecR family protein, which codes for MDEADDLFVSLAFGSGHEKAQARSALEQWAGQDPARLQYLATHEAVDREVDSHSADLRRQYVRHVEAVAQPSGTMAGRRAATWGASAVVLGALVTAAWVVNPVLSSQSFSSAIGEQADVELDDGSRVLLNTDTAGVFENRLRSREVRLQHGEALFSVVHGRLRPFAVLAGDASVRDIGTRFSVRTVPAGVVVAVLEGRVELALAGAAAPVTLDANQAARTDGTQIVAIPGSQPVEALVSWKDRRLQFDGTPLADVVRELQRYRKTTIVLADANAAAYRVTGGFSSVDPDLLLKTLPGVVPVTVRFQQDGTAVIASRR
- a CDS encoding TonB-dependent siderophore receptor, which gives rise to MPAFAQSAIELPAQPLANALSQLARNAGVNILAPDSLVAGRDASALSGRMTVRDALERLLRGTGLQVEQRDDKTYVIVAPQSSAPKKPAPKADAVLPTITVSGSAFAEERGFVASSTTTATRTDTPIALTAQSIQVVTQDQLRSQQTQSVTDALNMVSGVTAKNSGSGSPSVQVRGFNAPTMVNGSRDTGSSNSLNTPMAGIDRIEVLKGADSILSGQMNPGGVVNVTLKEPTAEPVRELTVQTGSYGQMLGAIDLGGPLTQDRSLTYRFVLSGERTSSSFGDYGGSKNLYVAPSIGWKSGGTEVVVGYRHQVQDQPAVPVTMLDMNGPTSLTGRPTPLANTLLQSDALSVRFTQKLGTLFQFESKSQYQSSSQKVDHFFAPIGSMGDSLLYAVSAGEQRSFGFDTDNHMQAKFSIGPVKQTLLAGFDYSEYWTDSNQFSSIAFAPFPTPVLPIDVDGRQYTDYLKQYATNAYLQDQLTWGRLHVLASIARGTAWGTNVASVSAWSPNFGVLYELTDNVSIYANALRSFTPQIGQQLLGGGTPPPTMGRSVEAGFKFNFLDDRLNMTVAAFRSAVSNQLISIPGSTFYTLGGGQVTRGIEASVTGRVMPGLNVAVNYTYSAEQQTSDGTSLTPRHSGSLWATYDLQGEQWHGWGAGVGLQARSRYQIGGFGYPIPGQMQTDMTLYYKAKQWSATLGVKNLFDRVLYQSQAFGAYVGLQTERVFYLTGRYNF
- a CDS encoding energy transducer TonB; this translates as MLLHVGALVACLNVYTRIGQRSAAAPGSGLRVTLVAATPAPPAPVTPPAPQPVKRTPPPRRAPVLATRSPSPRTVAAPAPEPEVAPPSPVPVAATPPQPSAPAQPAAAAPQPPSLALPGADSIKDVGRVSCDIPRPVYPPRARRLGHEGSVVLRVTIDPAGRITQADVSRGSGFDELDAAAQRAIVAGRCEPYVDNGAAIAVHALQQLDFRLDD
- a CDS encoding MotA/TolQ/ExbB proton channel family protein, with amino-acid sequence MNVGIWEMWDRGDVISHGIAVVLIVMSIASWAVLLYKVAQLLRMKAQGALVARRFWKAESLEDGAAQLGKPSEGNPYQRLVEAAREARKRHDDASLQEALSPDEWLQRCLGVAFEEQAGRMATGLGVLASVGSTAPFVGLFGTVWGIYHALLGISAAGQSSLAQVAGPVGEALVMTALGLFVAIPAVLGYNAVSRGNRSVLHRLARFRHELHAYLISGERRRADAKRRPTHHELVAAGEC